The Cervus elaphus chromosome 20, mCerEla1.1, whole genome shotgun sequence genomic interval CTGGGGGCTCAAGTTTGTCCATTCGAACGGCTAACCCTGGGAGCCATGTGGAGATCCGAGCTGCCTACATTGGCACAACTATAATCATTCGGCAGACAGCTGGGCAGctctccttctccatcagagtgGCCGAGGATGTGGCCAGGGCCTTCTCAGCTGAGCAGGACCTGCAGCTCTGCGTTGGGGGATGCCCTCCGAGTCAGCGGCTCTCCCGTTCAGTGCGCAGTCGTCGGGGAACTATAACCATGGATGCTGCCAGACAGCTGTGCAAGGAAGGGCTGCCGGTTGAAGACGCTTACTTTCATTCCTGTGTGTTTGATGTTGTCATCTCCGGTGACCCTAACTTTACTGTGGCAGCTCAGGCAGCTCTGGAGGACGCCCGAGCCTTCCTGCCAGACTTGGAAAAACTACACCTCTTCCCCTCAGATGCCGGGGTTCCTCTTTCCTCAGCAACCCTCCTAGCTCCACTTCTTTCTGGGCTCTTTGTTCTGTGGCTTTGCATTCAGTAACCAGGCCAACGTTCGGTAACCATGATGGGTCTAGAAGTGATTTGCAGATAGAGATTGGCAAGGGAGAACATAAGAATCACTGAAGAGAAACAATGAGGgtaagaaacacatgaaacaaTAACATTTTTCCAGAGTGAGAGAAGACGAGAGAAGGCGGCAGTCTAGGGTTGAAATGATCACAGAATAAGGATTCTGGGCAAGGTTTCTGCATTCCAGACCTCAGTTGGGGCTCTTCACTAATTTTCCCAGTCTCGTTTATAGTAAGCAAATTGTTCCAGTCCATCTCCTCCTGAGACCACCCCTACAAGCGTAGAGGTTATGGGGTTCTGAGGATCAGTAGAAAACTTAAGGGTTGAGACTTTTAATAGAGAAGAACTGAAAGAGGAAGACATGATCATTACCCATCAGAAACTCAAAATCGAACGATATTTTCTCTTGGAAGGTAGAAAGAGGAGGAAACGATGAGGAAAAGAATCTATTTGATAAGTATAATGTGGGTAAGATGTGTTCTGCTTTCTTGGTTCATAAATGAAGTGGGAGTTGTTTGGATTTTTGGTGAAAGGAATCTCTGTCTTTGGAGAATGACACGGGTAGGAAAGAAGCTATCATCCCCACCCCTAACTAATCTGATATTAAAGCTATGGAGTCTTCACATTGTTGTCTATGTTGAATCTCTTTACAGACGCTTAAGATGGCATAAAGTCAATGTGTTCACTGCACCGAAAGAGGGCTCAAAAGCATGAGATATTGTTCTGCCTTCAGGAAGTTTACAGGCTATTAGGGAGACAAACTGACTTACATGGAGTGATGAGTGTGTAATTATTCACTAAATTCCATGATACTATGAATTCAAATGGGAAGATGATTGAGAAGAactcaaataataaataataagagGTAATAGAGGAGATAGGATCTGAAGTGATCTTTGAAGACTGGGTAAGATTGGTTTTGAATTAAGGATCTTCTAGGCAGAGGAAACCATCTAGACATTCACAGATTCATGACTCAGTGAAGAAACCAGCAAAATTCAAATGAAGTAGATGAGAAGTAAGGGATAAATGGATAGAAGCGAGATTATGAAGTGCCTTGAAAGTGGGGCCAAGGAGTTTAAAATTCAATTAAGAGCTAACACTTACTGAGAGCTTAAAACCTGCCAGGCCATTTTcctaaacaatttaaaattattaattcatCTAATACTCACAACTCTCTAA includes:
- the HJV gene encoding hemojuvelin isoform X3 yields the protein MQECIDQKVYQAEVDNLPAAFEDGSINGGDRPGGSSLSIRTANPGSHVEIRAAYIGTTIIIRQTAGQLSFSIRVAEDVARAFSAEQDLQLCVGGCPPSQRLSRSVRSRRGTITMDAARQLCKEGLPVEDAYFHSCVFDVVISGDPNFTVAAQAALEDARAFLPDLEKLHLFPSDAGVPLSSATLLAPLLSGLFVLWLCIQ
- the HJV gene encoding hemojuvelin isoform X2, whose product is MIQHNCSRQGPTAPPPPRGPVFPGAGPIRASGSPAPDPCDYEGRFSRLHRQPPGFLHCASFGDPHVRTFHHHFHTCRVQGAWPLLDNDFLFVQATSSPVASGANATTTRKLTIIFKNMQECIDQKVYQAEVDNLPAAFEDGSINGGDRPGGSSLSIRTANPGSHVEIRAAYIGTTIIIRQTAGQLSFSIRVAEDVARAFSAEQDLQLCVGGCPPSQRLSRSVRSRRGTITMDAARQLCKEGLPVEDAYFHSCVFDVVISGDPNFTVAAQAALEDARAFLPDLEKLHLFPSDAGVPLSSATLLAPLLSGLFVLWLCIQ